The following are encoded together in the Oreochromis aureus strain Israel breed Guangdong linkage group 18, ZZ_aureus, whole genome shotgun sequence genome:
- the LOC116327957 gene encoding zinc finger protein 239-like, producing MSSAQRFPPAHELCQTDVERTFVRCQEELLDISWKPEIKLHRIDLPHVSQNEEEEFCDQESNSSLDQEDPEPPQIKEEEEELFISQEGEQLLLKEEIDTFMVTPAYEGSDLSESESNCDQLLSPSSPETESLNKESFDVASGSTRNAELKPKQSHHRNSDSSLDSVSKCDVCGKDFQDDGNHHRTSEKPYACSTCEKEFYQLYLMKYHQNGVAEEKPFSCETCGRGFRARDKMLIHTRIHTGEKPYLCNACGKSFSQSSALKRHALIHSGEKPYSCKVCGKTFCQSSDLTVHSRIHTGDKPHICKSCGRRFSDASAFKRHTAIHTGEKPYSCKLCGNSFRQSGHLLRHMKIHTGQKDYSCTICGKCFTQSGGLNVHMRIHNR from the exons ATGTCCTCAGCTCAGCGTTTCCCTCCGGCTCACGAACTCTGTCAGACGGATGTGGAGCGCACCTTCGTCCGCTGtcaggaggagctgctggacATCAGCTGGAAGCCTGAGATAAAGTTACACAGAATCG ATCTTCCGCATGTcagtcagaatgaggaagaggagTTCTGTGACCAGGAGAGTAACTCCAGTCTGGACCAGGAGGATCCAGAACCTCCACAAatcaaagaggaagaggaagaactCTTCATcagtcaggagggagagcagctcCTACTAAAGGAGGAGATCGATACTTTTATGGTGACTCCTGCTTATGAGGGCAGTGACCTCAGCGAGTCAGAATCAAACTGTGACCAGCTCCTCTCACCCAGCTCTCCTGAAACTGAGAGCTTGAACAAAGAAAGCTTTGATGTAGCCTCAGGATCAACTAGAAATGCAGAGCTGAAACCAAAGCAGAGCCATCACAGAAACAGTGACAGCAGTTTAGACTCTGTCAGTAAATGTGACGTTTGTGGGAAAGACTTTCAGGATGACGGGAACCACCACAGAACCTCAGAGAAGCCGTACGCTTGCAGCACCTGCGAGAAAGAGTTCTATCAGCTTTATTTAATGAAGTATCACCAAAATGGCGTTGCAGAGGAGAAGCCGTTTTCTTGTGAAACATGCGGGAGAGGTTTCCGAGCTCGAGATAAAATGTTGATTCACACGAGAATCCACACAGGCGAGAAGCCCTACCTTTGTAACGCCTGTGGGAAAAGCTTTTCTCAGTCATCGGCTCTCAAACGGCATGCGTTAATTCACTCGGGGGAGAAGCCGTATTCCTGCAAAGTATGTGGGAAAACCTTCTGTCAGAGTAGTGATTTGACCGTCCACAGCAGAATCCACACGGGTGACAAACCGCACATCTGTAAGAGCTGTGGGAGAAGGTTCTCTGACGCTTCAGCGTTCAAACGGCACACGGCGATCCACACGGGAGAGAAACCGTATTCCTGTAAACTGTGTGGAAACAGCTTCAGGCAGAGTGGCCATTTGCTGCGACACATGAAGATCCACACAGGCCAGAAGGACTACTCTTGTACAATATGTGGCAAATGTTTCACTCAAAGCGGCGGTTTGAACGTCCACATGAGGATTCACAATAGATAG
- the LOC120434272 gene encoding zinc finger protein OZF-like — MSALQHLRLFVKERLSAAAEEIFREFEKTVLQYEEQLHQQHGALSWTADSADLSQQDDCKEEEKVSIAQELCKQKEATSVDQEKPEPVQIKEEQEEFYTGQEGEQLILKEESETIMVTLTYDESDLGEPQHKYVDSGSTTNAEPQPAELHQRTRSTTKAVTSQSQHKPDAGKKSVKCDVCGKTFKYNFQMKKHYRIHTGEKPYACSTCGKRFYQIYFMKYHERNHTGEKSHLCITCGKRFTDLSALKRHTSIHTGEKPYSCETCGKCFRHSATLLVHMRTHTGEKPYACNTCGKRFTNLSAFKKHAAIHTGEKPYSCKICGKSFTQSGNLTVHMRTHTGEKWYSCETCGKSFSRSSNLTVHMRTHTGEKPYHCNTCGERFKYAATLKNHMGTHAAETSHACKKCGKGTKGE, encoded by the exons ATGTCCGCTCTTCAGCATCTGAGGCTGTTCGTGAAGGAGCGTCTGAGCGCCGCAGCGGAGGAAATCTTCAGGGAGTTTGAGAAAACCGTCCTGCAGTACGAAGAGCAGCTCCACCAACAGCACGGGGCCCTGAGCTGGACTGCAGACTCTGCAG ACCTTTCACAGCAAGATGACTgcaaagaggaggagaaggttTCCATCGCCCAGGAGCTCTGTAAGCAGAAAGAGGCCACCAGTGTGGACCAGGAGAAACCAGAACCAGTacagattaaagaggaacaggaggagtTCTACACCggtcaggagggagagcagcttATCCTGAAGGAGGAGAGCGAGACAATTATGGTGACTCTTACTTATGATGAAAGTGACCTCGGTGAACCTCAGCACAAGTACGTGGACTCTGGATCTACGACAAATGCAGAGCCACAGCCAGCGGAGCTACATCAGCGAACCAGAAGCACCACGAAAGCTGTCACATCACAGAGTCAGCATAAACCTGATGCGGGGAAAAAGTCTgtaaaatgtgatgtttgtggaAAAACCTTCAAGTATAATTTCCAAATGAAGAAACATTACAGAATCCACACAGGCGAGAAGCCGTACGCCTGCAGCACTTGTGGAAAAAGATTCTATCAGATTTATTTCATGAAATATCACGAAAGAAATCATACAGGTGAGAAATCACACCTGTGCAtcacctgtgggaaaagattcaCTGACCTATCGGCACTTAAAAGGCATACATCCATCCACACAGGCGAGAAGCCGTATTCCTGCGAAACGTGCGGGAAATGTTTCAGGCACAGTGCGACTCTGTTGGTTCACATGAGAacccacacaggtgagaagccgtaCGCTTGCAacacctgtgggaaaagattcaCCAACTtatctgcatttaaaaaacatgccGCAatccacacaggtgagaaacccTATTCCTGTAAAATCTGCGGGAAAAGTTTCACTCAGAGCGGGAATCTGACGGTTCACATGAGAACGCACACAGGTGAAAAATGGTACTCCTGTGAAACGTGTGGCAAAAGTTTCAGTCGAAGTAGCAATTTAACTGTTCACATGAGAAcgcacacaggtgagaagccttACCACTGCAACACCTGTGGGGAACGATTTAAATACGCCGCAACGCTAAAGAACCACATGGGAACGCACGCAGCGGAGACGTCGCACGCTTGCAAAAAATGTGGGAAAGGCACCAAGGGGGAGTGA